In Phaseolus vulgaris cultivar G19833 chromosome 10, P. vulgaris v2.0, whole genome shotgun sequence, a single genomic region encodes these proteins:
- the LOC137818103 gene encoding disease resistance protein RUN1-like, with amino-acid sequence MECVVSASAAASSSSSSSKSKTHWRYDVFLNFRGGDTRSTFVSHLHSALSNAGVHTFIDAGLDKGQNLGPELLRAIEGSQIAIVVFSKNYAESGWCLDELAKIAECHRSQGQVVVPIFYDVAPSVVRKQTGAFGKAMEAVAVRTFPSKILLDSLVRWSDALYQVANFTGWDMRQCRDEAEEVKKIVKGVLAELDNTLLSITQFPVGLESRVKEVIMFIENQSNKGCKIGIWGMGGLGKTTTAKAIYNQIRRKYVHRSFIESIRQVCEQESKGYIHLQEQLLLDVLKTEMKVNSTAAGTTLIEERLRGKSTLLVLDDVTKFEQVHALCGNCKWISSGSVFMVTSRDIRLLHLLEVDYIYKVEEMNENESLELFSWHAFREVTPTQDFIELSRNVVSYCGELPLALEVLGSYLHKRTKQDWKSVLSKLRIIPNDHVQEKLRISFDGLQDEMERDIFLDICCFFIGKERGYVTEILNSCGLHADIGITVLIERSLVRIEENNKLGMHDLVRDMGREIIRHSSPKDPGKRSRLWFHEDVLDVLTNNTGRDTIEGLALKLHGTGRDCFEASAFKEMKRLKLLKLDSVQLTGSFAHLSKQLRWICWRGFPLKYIPVNFYQRSVVAINLKHSNLKLVWKETQLLECLKILNLSHSKNLTTTPDFSKLPNLEKLILKDCPNLCKLDKSIGDLCKLLLINLKDCTSLSNLPRRTYKLKSVKTLILSGCLKMDRLDEDIVQMESLTTLIAENIAVKQVPFSIVRSKSIGYISLCGHEGLSRNVFPSIIWSWMSPKLNPLSGIYLCSSMSSTLTSIDVQSNNMGDLASTLRSLSKLRSVLLHCDTEFQLSKELRTILDDVHDVSSIKLETRSNKSQITMHSLRPYLIGIGSYHEVFNTLNKSISEGLSTIESCDVFLPGDNYPFWLTHTGEGHSVFFKVPQDHNCLMKGMLVCVVYLSPPEKVAKKCLLSVLIVNYTKCTIQIYKRDTVISFNEEDWKGIISQLGFGDQVEIFVTFGHGLIVMKMAIYLLFTESTDMQMNPSLEPKENTLLRFLKRIVMCDYW; translated from the exons ATGGAATGTGTGGTTTCAGCTTCTGCtgctgcttcttcttcttcttcatcatcaaaaTCCAAAACCCATTGGAGATACGATGTGTTTTTGAACTTCAGAGGAGGAGACACTCGTAGCACCTTCGTATCTCATCTCCACAGTGCCCTCTCAAACGCAGGAGTCCACACTTTCATCGATGCGGGACTTGACAAGGGGCAGAACCTGGGGCCAGAACTACTGCGAGCAATTGAAGGGTCTCAGATAGCAATAGTTGTTTTCTCCAAAAACTACGCTGAATCAGGCTGGTGCCTTGACGAGTTGGCAAAAATTGCAGAATGTCACAGAAGTCAAGGGCAGGTGGTTGTGCCCATATTTTACGACGTCGCTCCATCGGTTGTTCGTAAACAAACAGGTGCTTTTGGAAAAGCCATGGAAGCAGTTGCTGTGAGAACATTCCCGAGTAAGATCTTGCTAGATTCGTTGGTGAGATGGAGCGATGCACTCTACCAGGTTGCAAATTTTACTGGTTGGGATATGAGGCAATGCAG GGATGAAGctgaagaagtgaagaaaattGTAAAGGGAGTTTTGGCAGAGCTAGACAACACATTACTATCTATTACCCAATTTCCAGTTGGCTTAGAATCTCGTGTGAAAGAAGTGATTATGTTTATTGAAAATCAATCAAACAAAGGTTGTAAAATAGGGATATGGGGGATGGGAGGATTGGGTAAAACAACAACAGCAAAAGCCATCTACAATCAAATTCGTCGTAAATATGTCCATAGAAGTTTCATTGAAAGTATTAGACAAGTTTGTGAACAGGAGAGTAAAGGGTATATTCATTTGCAAGAACAACTTCTTTTAGATGTTCTAAAAACAGAAATGAAGGTAAATAGTACCGCAGCAGGGACCACTTTGATTGAGGAAAGACTTCGTGGAAAAAGCACACTCCTTGTACTTGATGATGTGACTAAGTTTGAGCAAGTCCATGCCCTATGTGGAAATTGTAAATGGATAAGCTCAGGAAGTGTGTTTATGGTTACATCTAGAGACATACGATTACTTCATTTGCTTGAAGTTGATTACATTTATAAAGTGGAGGAAATGAATGAAAATGAGTCTCTTGAGCTTTTCAGTTGGCATGCTTTTAGGGAAGTAACTCCGACACAAGACTTCATTGAGCTTTCAAGAAATGTAGTTTCTTACTGTGGAGAACTACCACTAGCACTTGAAGTGCTTGGATCTTACTTACACAAGAGAACCAAACAGGACTGGAAAAGTGTATTATCAAAGCTAAGAATAATTCCCAATGATCACGTTCAGGAGAAATTGAGAATAAGCTTTGATGGTCTACAGGATGAGATGGAAAGGGATATATTTCTTGACATTTGCTGTTTCTTTATAGGAAAAGAGAGAGGCTATGTTACGGAGATACTGAATAGCTGTGGACTGCATGCTGATATTGGAATAACAGTTCTTATAGAGCGTAGTCTGGTGAGAATTGAAGAGAATAATAAACTTGGAATGCATGATTTGGTACGAGACATGGGAAGAGAGATTATTCGTCACAGTTCACCAAAGGATCCTGGGAAACGCAGCCGATTGTGGTTTCATGAGGATGTTCTTGATGTATTGACAAATAACACT GGGAGAGACACCATTGAGGGATTGGCATTGAAATTGCATGGAACTGGTAGAGATTGCTTTGAAGCAAGTGCTTTTAAGGAAATGAAAAGGTTGAAACTGTTGAAACTTGATTCTGTACAACTCACTGGATCTTTTGCGCATCTTTCTAAGCAGCTGAGATGGATCTGTTGGCGAGGATTTCCTTTGAAATATATACCTGTAAACTTTTATCAAAGAAGTGTTGTTGCCATAAACTTAAAACACAGTAATCTGAAACTAGTCTGGAAGGAAACTcag CTGCTGGAGTGCCTAAAAATCCTCAATCTTAGTCATTCCAAAAACTTGACCACCACCCCAGACTTTTCTAAACTACCTAATCTTGAAAAGCTCATTCTCAAAGATTGCCCAAATTTGTGCAAGCTTGACAAGTCCATTGGAGATCTCTGCAAACTTCTGCTGATAAATTTGAAGGACTGCACAAGTCTTAGCAATCTGCCAAGGAGAACCTACAAGTTGAAATCTGTGAAAACTCTAATCCTTTCTGGTTGTTTGAAGATGGACAGGTTGGATGAAGACATAGTGCAGATGGAATCCTTGACAACTTTAATAGCGGAAAATATTGCTGTGAAACAAGTTCCCTTTTCGATAGTAAGATCAAAAAGCATCGGATATATATCTCTGTGTGGACATGAAGGATTATCACGTAATGTTTTTCCATCCATCATTTGGTCTTGGATGTCACCAAAATTAAATCCCTTATCTGGTATTTACCTATGTTCGAGCATGTCATCGACTCTAACCTCCATAGATGTGCAGAGTAACAATATGGGTGATCTAGCATCAACCCTTAGAAGCCTTTCAAAACTTCGTAGTGTTTTGTTGCATTGCGACACGGAGTTTCAGCTATCTAAAGAATTAAGAACAATTCTGGATGATGTACATGACGTAAGTTCTATTAAATTAGAAACAAGGTCGAATAAATCACAGATAACAATGCATTCCTTGAGGCCTTATTTGATTGGAATAGGAAGCTACCATGAAGTCTTCAATACTCTCAACAAGAGCATATCAGAG GGATTGAGTACCATTGAGTCTTGTGATGTTTTTCTCCCGGGTGACAACTATCCATTTTGGTTGACTCATACAGGTGAAGGACATTCAGTGTTTTTCAAAGTGCCTCAGGATCATAATTGTCTCATGAAGGGAATGTTAGTGTGTGTTGTTTATTTATCACCCCCTGAAAAAGTGGCAAAGAAATGCCTTCTTAGTGTATTGATAGTTAATTACACAAAGTGCACCATTCAAATCTACAAGCGAGACACAGTAATTTCCTTCAATGAAGAAGATTGGAAAGGCATAATATCACAGCTAGGATTTGGTGACCAAGTAGAGATTTTCGTAACTTTTGGGCATGGATTGATTGTCATGAAGATGGCTATCTATCTATTATTTACTGAATCAACTGACATGCAAATGAATCCTTCTCTCGAACCAAAGGAAAATACCCTTCTTAGATTCCTAAAGAGAATTGTAATGTGTGACTACTGGTAA